The Corynebacterium occultum sequence GGAAAAATATGATCAAACATGGCCTCGGGGCTCTCATGGCGGCATGGCACGGTGGGTCTTGACGAAAAATACTGAGGTGATATAGGTTAGCCTTACCTTTATTTAGGAGCCTGATGATCGCTTATACTTCTTATGCGGAAAATCTCACCCGCCGCATCCTTGCTGGTGCCGGTGGGTTGTCTCTGGTGCCCTACCGGGTTGATCCGCAAGCCTATGTCTCTGTCCTGGCACACGGGGTTGACCCCTCCGGCAGGGTCCTCGTCCTGTGCGCTGTCGAAGACGCGGAGCTGATAGGGGATACAGCGGTCCGGGTGGACAGTGTGAAGAAGGCGTTGGAATTCGATGTCGACATCACCGTCGCCAGTCTTCACGCCCTCGCACACATCAGCTGGCTGGCTGAGGGTGAAGGAGTAGCTGGCTTCGGCTACCACCCCATATCGCACCTCCGGGTCGGGGTGCTGGAGCTGGATACCATCTACGTCCGTGACCCCCACGGGACCACCAAGAGTGAATTTTCCGACCTGATGCCCGGGGTGCTGGAGGCTGGGGCCTCCTTCGATGAACTGGATGCCCGGAATGAGATTGGCCGACTCAGTTTCTCCCAGCTGTCTGGCCTGGTGGCCGGTGTCTCGATGGGGGTGCTGCCGGGATTCATTCTCTCGGACCGGGAACAATCGCTGTGCGGTGCCCACCAAAACCGGATCTGGGTCGCGGACGTCGACCGCCATGGTGTGGTTCTCTTCCGGGCCGGTGAACGCCGGATCACCACCGCGATGGTCCGCTTCCCCGAACAGGTGGATTCCCTCGCAGATCTGGCCGAGGCAGTTGCTGCCCTGGCTGAGCAGGTCTCTGTCTGACGCTGTTCATCGAGCGGCTGCTGGGGTGCCCGGCAACCAGGGAAACGCGCAGGGCCCCGTCGCCTGGGGGACCCTGCGCGTTCGTGGATGTCGGATGAAATATGGGTGAATGATCAGGGGGAATGTGCCCCCCTTTTTAGCGTGCGTTGTAGTCGGCGCACATCGCGGACTCGCCCACGATGCTGATGCTGTCGGCGGCGCACATGAGGTCCTTGTTGTGGGTGCAGTCCAGGCGGTGGCAGGCACCGACCTCGCTGTGGGCATCGGAGATCCCGGCCCGGATGTCGAGGGTGGTGAAGGTTCCGCAGGCTGCGGCATTTTCGCCGCCCACGGTGATGGCGTAGGCGTTGCAGCCGCCGTCATTGAAGGCGCAGGCGGTGGTGGTGCAGGACGAGACATTGGTGATGGTGGGTGTGGACATCGGGGATCA is a genomic window containing:
- a CDS encoding DUF1540 domain-containing protein — translated: MSTPTITNVSSCTTTACAFNDGGCNAYAITVGGENAAACGTFTTLDIRAGISDAHSEVGACHRLDCTHNKDLMCAADSISIVGESAMCADYNAR